One Phyllostomus discolor isolate MPI-MPIP mPhyDis1 chromosome 10, mPhyDis1.pri.v3, whole genome shotgun sequence genomic window carries:
- the LRRC4 gene encoding leucine-rich repeat-containing protein 4 has translation MKLLWQVTVHHTWNAVLLPVVYLTAKVWILCAAIAAAASAGPQNCPSVCSCSNQFSKVVCTRRGLSEVPQGIPSNTRYLNLMENNIQLIQADTFRHLHHLEVLQLGRNSIRQIEVGAFNGLASLNTLELFDNWLTVIPSGAFEYLSKLRELWLRNNPIESIPSYAFNRVPSLMRLDLGELKKLEYISEGAFEGLFNLKYLNLGMCNIKDMPNLTPLVGLEELEMSGNHFPEIRPGSFHGLSSLKKLWVMNSQVSLIERNAFDGLASLVELNLAHNNLSSLPHDLFTPLRYLVELHLHHNPWNCDCDILWLAWWLREYIPTNSTCCGRCHAPLHMRGRYLVEVDQASFQCSAPFIMDAPRDLNISEGRMAELKCRTPPMSSVKWLLPNGTVLSHASRHPRISVLNDGTLNFSHVLLSDTGVYTCMVTNVAGNSNASAYLNVSTAELNTSNYSFFTTVTVETTEISPEDTTPKYKPVPTTSTGYQPAYTTSTTVLIQTTRVPKQVAVPATDTNDKMQTSLDEVMKTTKIIIGCFVAVTLLAAAMLIVFYKLRKRHQQRSTVTAARTVEIIQVDEDIPAAASTAATAAPAGVSGEGAVVLPTIHDHINYNTYKPAHGAHWTENSLGNSLHPTVTTISEPYIIQTHTKDKVQETQI, from the coding sequence ATGAAGCTCTTGTGGCAGGTAACTGTGCACCACACCTGGAATGCCGTCCTGCTCCCCGTCGTCTACCTCACGGCGAAAGTGTGGATTCTGTGTGCAGCCATCGCTGCTGCCGCCTCAGCCGGGCCCCAAAACTGCCCATCTGTCTGCTCCTGCAGTAACCAGTTCAGCAAGGTGGTGTGCACCCGCCGGGGTCTCTCCGAGGTCCCGCAGGGTATTCCCTCCAACACCCGGTACCTCAACCTCATGGAAAACAATATCCAGCTGATCCAGGCCGACACTTTCCGACACCTCCACCACCTGGAGGTCCTGCAGCTGGGCAGGAACTCCATCCGGCAGATTGAGGTGGGGGCCTTCAATGGCCTAGCCAGCCTCAACACTCTGGAGCTGTTTGACAACTGGCTGACAGTCATCCCCAGTGGGGCCTTTGAGTACCTGTCCAAGCTGCGGGAGCTCTGGCTGCGAAACAACCCCATAGAAAGTATCCCCTCTTATGCCTTCAACCGGGTGCCCTCCCTCATGCGCCTGGACTTGGGGGAGCTCAAGAAGCTGGAGTATATCTCTGAGGGGGCTTTTGAGGGGCTGTTCAACCTCAAGTACCTGAACTTGGGCATGTGTAACATTAAAGATATGCCCAATCTCACTCCCCTCgtggggctggaggagctggagatGTCAGGGAACCACTTCCCTGAGATCAGGCCTGGCTCCTTCCATGGCCTGAGCTCCCTCAAGAAGCTCTGGGTCATGAACTCACAGGTCAGCTTGATTGAGCGGAATGCTTTTGATGGGCTGGCCTCACTTGTGGAACTCAACCTGGCCCACAATAACCTCTCTTCTCTGCCCCATGACCTCTTCACCCCACTGAGGTATCTGGTGGAGTTGCACCTACACCACAACCCTTGGAACTGTGATTGTGACATTCTGTGGCTAGCCTGGTGGCTTCGGGAGTATATACCCACCAATTCCACCTGCTGTGGCCGCTGTCATGCTCCCCTGCACATGCGAGGCCGATACCTGGTGGAAGTGGACCAGGCCTCCTTTCAGTGCTCTGCCCCCTTCATCATGGATGCACCTCGGGACCTCAATATCTCTGAGGGTCGGATGGCGGAGCTTAAGTGTCGGACTCCCCCTATGTCCTCTGTGAAGTGGTTGCTGCCCAATGGGACAGTGCTTAGCCATGCCTCCCGCCACCCCCGGATCTCTGTCCTCAATGATGGCACCTTGAACTTTTCCCATGTGCTGCTCTCAGACACTGGGGTATATACATGCATGGTGACCAACGTGGCAGGCAACTCGAACGCCTCGGCCTACCTCAACGTGAGCACGGCCGAGCTCAACACCTCCAACTATAGCTTCTTCACCACGGTCACAGTGGAGACCACTGAGATCTCGCCTGAGGATACAACACCCAAATACAAGCCTGTTCCTACCACATCCACTGGTTATCAGCCGGCCTATACCACCTCTACCACGGTGCTCATTCAGACCACCCGTGTGCCCAAGCAGGTGGCAGTACCCGCGACAGACACCAATGACAAGATGCAGACCAGCTTGGATGAAGTCATGAAGACCACCAAGATCATCATTGGCTGCTTTGTGGCAGTGACTCTCCTAGCTGCCGCCATGTTGATTGTCTTCTATAAACTTCGAAAGCGGCACCAGCAGAGGAGTACAGTCACAGCCGCCCGGACAGTTGAGATTATCCAAGTGGATGAAGACATCCCAGCAGCGGCTTccacagcagcaacagcagctcCAGCCGGTGTATCAGGTGAGGGGGCAGTAGTGCTGCCCACAATTCATGACCATATTAACTACAACACCTACAAACCAGCACATGGGGCCCACTGGACAGAAAACAGCTTGGGGAACTCTCTGCACCCCACAGTCACCACTATCTCTGAACCTTATATAATTCAGACCCATACCAAGGACAAGGTACAGGAAACTCAGATAtga